The following DNA comes from Centroberyx gerrardi isolate f3 chromosome 4, fCenGer3.hap1.cur.20231027, whole genome shotgun sequence.
TGTCTTTTTGTATTGCTGGAGCTCTGGCTGTCGCCTCCTCGCCTGAATACATAGAAAATACATTATATTCCACTGCCTGCAAAAAGTAGATCGTCTACTAAAAACAGTGACTGAATAATTATAATTTTTAAAAGTATTTGCTGAGCTCGATGTAACTTACCCTCGTCCGGCTCTCGCTGGTTATCATCGCTGCTTTGTTCATTAAAAGATTTGGTTTCAATCTCTTCCACAGTGGAAGACGGCTCCTCTTTACTTGCACTTTCatcttaaaacaaaaataaatcgATGTAATTTTCCCTTTTCGAATTGTTACAGACAGAGAATTTAATAAGAGCAGCAAAATCTCTAACCATTTGATGTGAGCAGTCCAGTCTGGTAATTTGCAGGTCTGAACTGATACGGACTGCTCCTCTGTGGCAGCTCGCTCCTCTCCGGTGTGTAAACCTAAAAAAATGGATTATTAAGTCGTTGAGCTCTCAAAATTAGAAGAGGTGTGatgaaataatagtaataataacaataataataataataataacaataataataacaataataataataataaaagtctATATAGGtgtatgatgtgttttttttctatcgGACtgattgttttttcctctttttttaaatttgtattttcaaatcataaattatgtgtgtatgatgtgttgtgttttcttttttttaattgtatgtccaagacaaatttcccagCAAGGACAACAaagtttatcttatcttatcttatcttatcttatcttatgtctGTGCTGAAAATATACATAGGCCAAGGAAACAAACCCACTTGCAGAAAACTTTTGTGCAATTAAACCAATGCTTTAATGTCAGTGTATCTCAGTTATGGCGGGTCAAATCTGTATAAAATCTGTAGTCACTCACTTCGGTAAAAGACGCTGCTATATGGGTCTCTGATAGCTGCTTGCTTTGTAGTTCTCTTTCTGAAGACAGGGCCACATGTAGGCTCATTTTCTGGGAGTCAGCCAGACCGGCTTCCTGCATAGTCTTGGAATCTGCATCGTTTGGTGAAACACTGTGCGCCATGCCGGGAGGAGTCCGGGGGCACACCGAGGACAGAGGCCGCGACTCCTCGTCCTCCGGCGTCTTGCTTGTCTCCACATCCACGTCTGGTTCGCCCTCACTGTCCACGCACGGGGACATGGACCGGTAGCTGGAGCTCTCACTTAAGAAATCGGGCGATAAGTAGCCGGTGCGACACCCGTTATACGCGCTCCTGTTGCCGTACAGCTTGGCAATACAGTCGGCGTCTTTAATAACAGGCCTGAATGCAGATACGTAGCTGATTTTCCGGGGTGCAAGGGTCATCGCCTCCATCGGCCTCGCCTCGTCCCCGGACTTGTCCTCCTCGTTACGCGTGGACTGGGTGCTGGAGCAGCGCTCGTTATCAACCATGCTGTCTTTTGAGGTGTTGGTGCTCCTGTCGCTGTGTTCAGATATGTCCATGTCGCTCTGTCTAGGGGGGCACAGCAGCTCTGAAGGGGGTTTGTGCTGGGACGGGGGGTACGGCGGCATGGGCAGGCCGCCCGCCGTGGGCCAGAACATGGGGAAGGAGTGGTAGGCGCTGTCCTTGGTACCGGGCCAGAGGACACCTGGCAGGCCCGGTTTGCTCTGCTCTCCCATCATACCGTCTTCCTTCTTCTGGCATAGGCCGAAGGCTGGGAATCCGTACGGATGCGGGAAGAGCGGCGGTGGGATCTTTTGCAGCATCCCAAAGCCCTTACTGGGTACCGGGATGACCGGGTAGCTGCGCGTGCTCGTTATATTCATGCCTCCCCGGTTATCCTCGCAGCGCAGGATTTTTGCAGGGATGTCGGGTGAGCCTCGGGGAAGGTTGGGTCCGTGTGATTTTAACGAAGAGCTGGACTCTGACCCACTCACTGGCAGCGTCCTCTTGCGACTGCCCCCATTGAACATGGCCTTCACGTCTTCCCAGGCGTGCGCTATGTCATCCGCAGAGTTTTTATCTGTTAATTTGAGATGCCGCCTCCAGGAATTAAAATTAGCTGCATCTGGCTGTGTGTACTTCGACTCCGGCGTGCGATGCGAATGGAATATGAATTTATTAGGAGAAAAATACATGTTACAGTAGGAGCACTTGATGCACTTGGCCCTGGAGCTGTTGTATCTGGCCGGGATGAAGCTGCCTCGACTCCCCCAGGCGCATTCGTGGGACACGTCGAAGGCAAAATTTTCTGGAAGTTTTGGGGGTGAATGAGCTCCAAGAAATGATTTGCAAAGTCTCTCGGCCTCCCGTTTAGTTATCATCCCACAGCGCCTGGAGGAAATTGGCATCGCCCCGGCTCGCCGCAGGATCTCCAGCTGAACAGGAGTGCACTGGACGCAGGTGATCCCGAGCGCCACGCGCCGGTTGTGTATCTCGTTGTAGCTGTAATTCTTCAACAGGGTATTGGAAATCTGTGCAAGGCAAAGTCTCTCCTGGCCATCTATTACCAAAGACACGATGGGTATTCCGTACAGCACCGTCTCGCTGACTTGGTTGGGCTTCAGGTTGGTGCTGGGGTAGGAAAGTTCCTGTTTGGAGCTTGGCGAGGAGCTGGAGTCTCGCCCCGCAGGTGTGGATTCCATCCTTGGAGGCCTGTGTGCTGCAAAGACAGCGTTTCAAATTAACAAGTGaggtttttttctccctccaaagtATTAATAGCCTCAAGTAGACTAATAGGCCTTTAATGAAGCCTACTGTAGCTCAGTTCAGTCCGCCAGGCTATTTCAAAGTAGTTCACTCTGCTATTTAAAGCACAGCTCTAGAAACAGATAGGAGGGGATGATGCCATATTTGAACAAAGTTGTCTACATGTCGATTTTAATAGAAACGACTGTTTCTTGGAGACTCGGTACATGGTTCTTGAGGATGAAGAAAAGCTGACCTTCACTGGTGCTTAACTATGgcacaaagtggagcaatgtcCGAGAGGTTATAGCATGATGTTGGTGGGTAGGCTACAAATATATATTCCATGCATTAACtagactaataataataataagactaATTTTATTTAACCTCCAGCTTCAGCTTTTTCACTGTTAATAAGACACCGGTTGTATATAGGTTACAGAGTGTTCCAAATAGGTTATAAATTTGCAAATGTTATTTTAATAGCATGGACGTGAGAGGATTGTAGTGGACGTATATGCAAGTCTTCACACTTAATAAAAATGCAGGCTATAACATAGACTGTAACATATTGCCGTAATCAGTTTCAAAAACTCACCTCTAATGATCGCAAAGTCTCCCCTCCGTTCTGAAATGAGAAAACTGTGATCAAGTCTGCGGCGATGCTAAACGGAGTCCAGCCTGGGAAAAAGATGTAAAGGTGTTTGCTTTATAAGCCCGACGCAGCGGCTGTCCGGTGCCTCCTCCCTCTTGGTGAA
Coding sequences within:
- the skor1b gene encoding SKI family transcriptional corepressor 1 homolog-B, which gives rise to MESTPAGRDSSSSPSSKQELSYPSTNLKPNQVSETVLYGIPIVSLVIDGQERLCLAQISNTLLKNYSYNEIHNRRVALGITCVQCTPVQLEILRRAGAMPISSRRCGMITKREAERLCKSFLGAHSPPKLPENFAFDVSHECAWGSRGSFIPARYNSSRAKCIKCSYCNMYFSPNKFIFHSHRTPESKYTQPDAANFNSWRRHLKLTDKNSADDIAHAWEDVKAMFNGGSRKRTLPVSGSESSSSLKSHGPNLPRGSPDIPAKILRCEDNRGGMNITSTRSYPVIPVPSKGFGMLQKIPPPLFPHPYGFPAFGLCQKKEDGMMGEQSKPGLPGVLWPGTKDSAYHSFPMFWPTAGGLPMPPYPPSQHKPPSELLCPPRQSDMDISEHSDRSTNTSKDSMVDNERCSSTQSTRNEEDKSGDEARPMEAMTLAPRKISYVSAFRPVIKDADCIAKLYGNRSAYNGCRTGYLSPDFLSESSSYRSMSPCVDSEGEPDVDVETSKTPEDEESRPLSSVCPRTPPGMAHSVSPNDADSKTMQEAGLADSQKMSLHVALSSERELQSKQLSETHIAASFTEVYTPERSELPQRSSPYQFRPANYQTGLLTSNDESASKEEPSSTVEEIETKSFNEQSSDDNQREPDEGEEATARAPAIQKDIETLAKEELQKQLMEQVELRKKLEREFQNLKDNFQDQMKRELSYREEMVQQLHIVREAHDALHHFSCKMLTPRHCTGTCSFKSPLLPP